One window of Rasiella rasia genomic DNA carries:
- a CDS encoding T9SS type A sorting domain-containing protein, with product MKQIYYSISAILIFSISVFAQDGSYDASFGTNGTTTTDIPGDNEISVLVAENADGSLWAHAIASLNTTSTKILVRYSAAGVFDTSFGVDGVVSLPLNGSYTSLKALPDGSMLIGGVFNEDFVVLKYTINGVLDTTFGNNGIATIDFETDLVLSLFVNEDNTALIIGRYRTTNEEGISISKLLADGTIDPTYGSNGVANSTITTEDEFYTFQISRYSNGGFLVPFRLVDVNENSRIGFAKISENGSLDPSFGNNGVAVNQIALQSPFSVSAVIQENQGILGLINNRGLNPPIDSESFYIQLLPNGSLDTGFGNKGVREISHNTFSPLKVIRQENDRTLFIGREWSIDGGNYTILRSYTDGFIDPSFANQGRFIEPNLDAGEAIITEDGGIVGCAFTPLFNGPQNIVLFKLLNSPLGVEEENSKKILIAPNPTNDLISITCTNCDLIGSVFRIFDATGREVQTGIFELNNPLISVESLAAGLYYLSIEATRIKFLKK from the coding sequence ATGAAACAAATCTATTATAGTATAAGTGCGATTTTAATATTTTCTATTTCGGTATTCGCACAAGATGGCTCCTATGACGCCTCTTTTGGAACCAATGGAACCACCACTACTGATATTCCTGGAGACAATGAGATTAGTGTTCTTGTAGCAGAAAACGCCGATGGATCTCTTTGGGCTCATGCTATTGCCTCTCTAAACACAACCAGCACTAAAATTCTAGTGCGCTACTCGGCTGCTGGAGTATTTGATACTAGTTTTGGAGTAGATGGTGTGGTATCACTTCCTTTAAATGGTAGTTATACTTCACTTAAAGCCCTTCCCGATGGAAGCATGTTAATAGGCGGTGTTTTTAACGAAGATTTTGTTGTACTTAAATATACTATTAACGGTGTTTTAGACACTACATTTGGAAACAATGGTATTGCAACCATAGATTTTGAAACCGATTTAGTGCTCTCACTCTTTGTGAATGAAGACAACACAGCACTAATTATTGGGCGCTATAGAACTACCAACGAAGAAGGTATAAGTATTTCAAAATTACTAGCAGATGGTACAATAGATCCTACGTACGGAAGCAATGGTGTTGCGAACAGTACTATAACAACTGAAGATGAATTTTATACATTCCAAATTTCTAGATATTCTAATGGGGGGTTTTTGGTTCCCTTTAGACTTGTAGACGTTAATGAAAATAGCAGGATTGGTTTTGCTAAAATTTCAGAAAACGGAAGTTTAGACCCTTCATTTGGGAACAATGGGGTTGCTGTTAACCAAATAGCATTGCAATCACCTTTTTCAGTTTCTGCCGTTATACAAGAAAACCAAGGCATTCTAGGACTAATTAACAACAGAGGGCTGAACCCTCCTATTGACAGTGAATCTTTTTATATACAATTACTACCTAATGGAAGCTTAGACACGGGGTTTGGAAACAAGGGAGTGCGGGAAATTTCGCATAATACCTTTAGCCCCTTAAAAGTAATAAGGCAAGAAAATGATAGGACATTATTTATAGGGAGAGAATGGAGTATCGATGGCGGCAATTACACCATCTTAAGAAGCTATACTGATGGTTTTATAGACCCTTCTTTTGCCAACCAAGGTCGATTTATTGAGCCAAATTTAGATGCTGGTGAGGCCATAATTACAGAAGACGGCGGAATTGTTGGCTGTGCATTTACCCCTCTTTTTAATGGTCCACAGAACATTGTATTGTTTAAACTTTTAAACTCACCCCTAGGTGTTGAAGAAGAAAATAGCAAAAAAATACTAATAGCTCCCAACCCAACGAACGATTTAATCTCCATAACATGCACGAATTGTGATCTCATAGGTAGTGTCTTTCGTATTTTTGATGCTACAGGGAGAGAAGTGCAAACAGGTATTTTTGAACTAAACAATCCGTTAATTAGCGTTGAAAGTTTAGCTGCAGGGCTTTATTATCTTTCAATAGAAGCAACGCGCATAAAATTCCTAAAAAAATAA
- a CDS encoding carboxymuconolactone decarboxylase family protein — protein sequence MPLVTPLSADHDKNTQELAEFFNETLGFCPNSVLTMQRRPAISRAFINLNKAVMANEGGVTSALKRMIAWVSSNATGCRYCQAHAIRAAERYGAEQEQLDNIWEYRTHPAFSEAERAALDFSLAASQVPNAVDETIKRRLYEYWNEGEIVEMLGVISLFGYLNRWNDSMGTSIEDGAVESGNQYLGKHGWEKGKHL from the coding sequence ATGCCATTAGTAACACCTCTTTCCGCAGATCATGATAAAAACACTCAAGAACTTGCCGAGTTCTTCAACGAAACACTGGGGTTTTGCCCTAATAGTGTCCTTACCATGCAACGCAGACCTGCTATAAGTCGCGCCTTTATCAACCTAAACAAAGCCGTAATGGCAAACGAAGGTGGCGTTACCTCAGCCCTAAAACGAATGATTGCTTGGGTAAGTAGTAATGCTACAGGCTGTCGCTACTGCCAAGCACATGCCATTAGAGCAGCAGAACGTTACGGAGCCGAGCAAGAACAATTAGACAACATTTGGGAGTATAGAACGCACCCAGCATTTTCTGAAGCCGAACGTGCAGCACTCGACTTTTCTCTTGCCGCAAGTCAGGTGCCAAATGCGGTTGATGAAACGATTAAAAGACGCCTATACGAATACTGGAACGAGGGTGAAATTGTAGAAATGCTAGGGGTGATCTCACTCTTCGGTTACCTAAACCGCTGGAACGATAGCATGGGTACCTCAATAGAAGACGGAGCTGTAGAAAGCGGTAACCAATATCTTGGTAAACACGGATGGGAAAAAGGAAAACATCTTTAA
- a CDS encoding uracil-DNA glycosylase family protein, whose product MNHLLETIKTCTICSAHLPLGPNPVVAGHVNSKIVIIGQAPGTKVHASGIPWDDASGKELRRWLGVTATQFYDPENFAIVPMGFCYPGKGKSGDLPPRPECAPKWHGPLLSEMPHVKLIILIGMYAQKYYLKDTAKRTLTQTVENLEEYLPNYFVLPHPSPRNRFWMKKNPWFEDSVVPLLQTTIETLVL is encoded by the coding sequence ATGAACCATCTCCTTGAAACAATAAAGACGTGTACTATCTGTTCTGCACACTTACCTTTGGGTCCTAACCCTGTTGTAGCAGGACACGTAAATTCAAAAATTGTAATCATTGGGCAAGCACCGGGAACTAAAGTGCACGCATCTGGAATTCCTTGGGACGACGCTTCTGGTAAGGAATTAAGGCGTTGGCTTGGTGTAACCGCTACGCAATTTTATGACCCTGAAAATTTTGCCATTGTGCCAATGGGTTTTTGCTATCCTGGGAAAGGTAAGAGTGGCGACTTACCTCCTAGACCCGAATGTGCTCCGAAATGGCACGGGCCATTGCTTTCAGAAATGCCCCATGTAAAACTTATCATTTTAATTGGGATGTATGCTCAAAAATATTATTTGAAAGATACAGCCAAACGCACATTAACCCAAACAGTAGAAAACCTAGAAGAATATCTTCCCAACTATTTTGTACTACCGCACCCGTCCCCCCGTAATAGATTTTGGATGAAAAAAAACCCATGGTTTGAAGACAGCGTGGTTCCCCTTTTACAGACCACCATTGAAACTCTAGTATTATAA
- the rsmI gene encoding 16S rRNA (cytidine(1402)-2'-O)-methyltransferase, with protein MSKLYLVPTPIGNLKDMTFRAVEVLQMADLILAEDTRTSGKLLKHYEVSTPMHSHHMHNEHKTTDTIVKRIQQGETVALISDAGTPAISDPGFLLTRACVAAGIEVDCLPGATAFVPALVNSGLPNDKFVFEGFLPVKKGRQTRLQLLSEETRTMIFYESPHKLCKTLSQFIEFFGADRPVSVSREITKLHEETIRGSLAEVLKHFENKPPKGELVVVLSGVK; from the coding sequence ATGTCTAAACTGTATCTCGTACCTACCCCTATCGGAAATCTTAAAGACATGACATTTCGTGCCGTTGAGGTACTGCAAATGGCTGATTTAATTCTTGCCGAGGATACGCGCACAAGCGGTAAATTGTTGAAGCACTATGAAGTTAGCACTCCAATGCATTCACACCACATGCACAACGAGCATAAAACTACCGACACCATAGTAAAAAGAATACAACAAGGTGAAACGGTTGCCCTCATTAGCGATGCAGGCACTCCCGCAATAAGCGACCCTGGATTTTTGCTAACAAGAGCATGTGTTGCAGCAGGTATTGAAGTAGATTGTTTGCCTGGAGCTACTGCGTTTGTTCCTGCACTTGTAAACAGTGGTCTTCCAAACGATAAATTTGTTTTTGAAGGATTTCTTCCAGTAAAAAAGGGAAGACAAACAAGGTTGCAGCTTCTTTCTGAAGAAACTCGCACCATGATTTTTTATGAATCACCTCACAAATTATGTAAGACATTATCACAATTTATTGAATTTTTTGGAGCCGATAGGCCCGTTTCAGTGTCTCGAGAAATTACCAAATTACACGAAGAAACCATACGTGGAAGTTTGGCAGAGGTTTTAAAACATTTTGAAAATAAGCCACCCAAAGGAGAATTGGTTGTGGTACTTAGTGGCGTTAAATAA
- a CDS encoding thymidine kinase, with amino-acid sequence MFLENTVNQKEQFGWIEVICGSMFSGKTEELIRRLKRAQFARQKVEIFKPKVDTRYDEDQVVSHDSNQIRSTPVPAAANIPILADNCDVVGIDEAQFFDDEIVKVCNDLANRGVRVIVAGLDMDYKGNPFGPMPALMATAEYVTKVHAVCPRTGNLAHYSYRKSQSEDLVLLGETEEYEPLSRAAYYKAVLREKVKKMEVKDPEQLTSQQSKKQA; translated from the coding sequence ATGTTTCTCGAAAACACAGTAAATCAAAAAGAGCAATTTGGCTGGATTGAAGTCATCTGCGGCTCTATGTTTTCTGGTAAAACCGAAGAACTTATTAGGCGCTTAAAAAGAGCTCAATTTGCAAGGCAAAAAGTAGAAATATTTAAGCCTAAAGTAGATACTCGTTACGATGAAGACCAAGTAGTCTCTCACGACAGTAATCAAATTAGGTCTACACCCGTTCCAGCAGCAGCCAACATTCCTATTCTCGCAGATAATTGTGACGTAGTAGGTATAGACGAAGCGCAATTTTTTGATGATGAGATTGTAAAAGTTTGTAACGACCTTGCCAATAGAGGTGTACGTGTAATAGTTGCGGGGTTAGATATGGATTATAAAGGAAACCCTTTTGGTCCTATGCCTGCGCTTATGGCAACGGCAGAATACGTAACCAAAGTGCATGCTGTCTGCCCAAGAACTGGTAATCTTGCACATTACAGTTACAGGAAATCTCAAAGTGAAGATTTAGTGCTTTTGGGTGAAACTGAAGAATATGAGCCGTTAAGTCGCGCGGCATACTACAAAGCTGTACTTAGAGAAAAAGTAAAAAAAATGGAGGTAAAAGATCCCGAACAACTTACCTCACAACAGTCTAAAAAGCAAGCGTAG
- the alr gene encoding alanine racemase, which translates to MGKFKETVLEIDLTALAHNYKYLRSKINSETKLLAVVKAFGYGSESVAVAKELENLGVNYFAVAYVAEGVVLRDAGIRTPILVLHPQPVNFPTLIERCLEPSIYSFRILKEFIAVAETKKQQDYPVHLKFNTGLNRLGFLENDVPSILSALKKTSALKTKSLFSHLVASEDPSEKEFTHTQIERFKNISAAIALELGYKPMLHQSNTSGVLNYPEAHFTMVRTGIGLFGFGNSTKENAHLKPVATLKSVISQIHHIQPGETVGYNRAYTATKLERTATLPIGHADGISRAFGNGKGWVTIAGKKAPIVGNVCMDMLMVNVTEIDCKEGDEVIIFDQNTTAEDLSEAIHSISYEMLTAISQRVKRVIRRN; encoded by the coding sequence ATGGGCAAATTCAAAGAAACTGTGCTCGAAATAGACTTAACAGCCTTGGCACACAACTACAAGTATCTACGTTCCAAAATAAATTCTGAAACTAAACTTTTGGCTGTGGTAAAAGCCTTTGGGTATGGAAGTGAAAGTGTGGCGGTTGCTAAAGAATTAGAAAATTTAGGCGTTAATTATTTTGCCGTAGCCTACGTAGCAGAGGGCGTTGTTTTACGAGATGCTGGTATTCGCACACCAATTTTGGTCCTTCATCCGCAACCTGTAAATTTTCCCACCTTAATTGAGCGCTGTCTAGAGCCTTCCATTTATAGCTTTAGAATCTTAAAAGAATTTATTGCTGTTGCCGAGACAAAAAAGCAGCAAGACTACCCAGTGCATTTAAAATTCAACACCGGGCTAAATCGTTTAGGGTTTTTAGAAAATGATGTGCCTTCAATACTTTCAGCATTAAAGAAAACTTCGGCTTTAAAAACCAAATCGCTGTTTTCGCATTTGGTCGCGAGCGAAGATCCTTCAGAAAAAGAATTTACACACACGCAAATTGAACGTTTTAAAAACATTTCAGCAGCCATAGCGTTGGAACTAGGTTATAAACCAATGCTACATCAAAGTAATACTTCTGGAGTTTTAAATTATCCTGAAGCACATTTTACGATGGTTAGAACAGGCATAGGACTTTTCGGTTTTGGCAATTCTACCAAAGAAAATGCACATTTAAAACCAGTTGCAACGTTAAAATCGGTTATTTCACAAATACATCACATTCAGCCAGGTGAAACTGTTGGGTACAATAGAGCGTACACCGCCACTAAACTTGAAAGAACCGCCACCCTTCCTATCGGACATGCAGATGGTATTTCCCGTGCCTTCGGAAATGGTAAAGGGTGGGTAACTATTGCCGGAAAAAAAGCACCTATCGTCGGAAACGTGTGTATGGACATGCTTATGGTGAACGTAACCGAAATTGACTGTAAGGAAGGAGATGAAGTTATTATTTTTGACCAAAACACCACTGCCGAAGATCTTTCCGAAGCTATACATTCTATCTCGTATGAAATGCTTACAGCCATCTCTCAACGTGTAAAACGTGTAATTCGTCGAAATTAG
- the mscL gene encoding large conductance mechanosensitive channel protein MscL: MLKEFKAFIMTGNVIDLAVAVILAGAVGLVVSGFVSDIMMPIIGHFAGGVDFADMKHVLSEAVVAADGTVEKPENAIMYGKWVNAIINLIIVGFVLFMIVKAYGKVRKKEEAAPAPDPGPSEIDLLKEIRDALKK, encoded by the coding sequence ATGTTAAAAGAATTTAAAGCATTTATTATGACGGGCAATGTCATTGACTTGGCCGTTGCCGTAATATTAGCAGGAGCTGTAGGGCTTGTTGTTAGCGGATTTGTATCTGATATTATGATGCCAATAATTGGGCACTTTGCCGGAGGGGTAGACTTTGCAGACATGAAGCATGTACTTTCTGAAGCAGTTGTTGCAGCAGACGGCACAGTAGAAAAACCAGAAAATGCCATCATGTATGGAAAATGGGTGAATGCTATTATTAACTTAATCATCGTAGGATTTGTTCTCTTTATGATTGTGAAAGCATACGGAAAAGTTCGTAAAAAAGAAGAGGCGGCTCCAGCACCAGATCCAGGACCATCTGAAATTGATTTATTAAAGGAAATTAGAGACGCGCTTAAAAAATAA
- a CDS encoding aspartate-semialdehyde dehydrogenase, with protein MKVAVVGATGMVGTVMIKLLEERNFPVTQLIPVASERSIGRELLFNGTLYPIVGMEEAINLAPNIAIFSAGGETSLQWAPKFAEVGTTVIDNSSAWRMDPSKKLIVPEINAFQLTSEDKIIANPNCSTIQLVMALSPLHKKYTMKRVVISTYQSVSGTGVKAVQQLENEEAGIGGPMAYPYQIHKNALPHCDVFEPNGYTKEEMKLAREPQKILDDRTFSVSATAVRIPTAGGHSESVNVEFRNDFSISDVRKLLHEQPGIVVQDNPDTNTYPMPIYAHGKDDVFVGRLRRDETQPNTLNMWIVSDNLRKGAATNAIQIAEYLVENSLV; from the coding sequence ATGAAAGTAGCTGTTGTTGGCGCCACCGGAATGGTAGGCACTGTAATGATAAAACTCCTGGAAGAGCGCAATTTTCCAGTAACGCAACTTATACCCGTAGCTTCAGAGCGCTCTATTGGTCGAGAATTACTCTTTAACGGAACATTGTATCCTATTGTAGGCATGGAAGAAGCTATTAATTTAGCTCCAAATATTGCGATATTCTCAGCTGGGGGGGAAACATCTTTACAGTGGGCACCAAAATTTGCAGAAGTAGGCACTACGGTAATCGATAATTCGTCTGCATGGCGCATGGATCCTTCTAAAAAATTGATTGTCCCTGAAATAAACGCTTTTCAACTAACTTCAGAAGATAAAATTATAGCCAACCCAAACTGCTCTACCATTCAACTTGTCATGGCACTTTCGCCACTTCATAAAAAATACACCATGAAGCGTGTGGTAATTTCTACCTACCAGTCTGTTTCAGGAACTGGTGTAAAAGCAGTACAGCAATTAGAAAATGAAGAAGCTGGTATTGGCGGTCCTATGGCATATCCGTATCAAATCCACAAAAACGCACTTCCACATTGCGATGTTTTTGAACCTAACGGCTATACCAAAGAAGAAATGAAGTTAGCTCGAGAGCCTCAGAAAATACTCGATGACAGAACGTTCTCTGTCTCTGCAACGGCAGTTAGAATACCCACGGCTGGCGGGCATAGCGAATCTGTAAATGTTGAATTTAGAAACGACTTCTCCATTAGCGACGTGCGCAAACTATTGCATGAACAGCCAGGTATTGTGGTACAAGACAATCCAGATACCAATACATACCCTATGCCCATCTATGCACACGGTAAAGATGATGTTTTTGTAGGAAGACTAAGACGGGATGAAACACAACCCAATACACTTAATATGTGGATTGTGAGCGATAATCTTCGTAAAGGAGCCGCTACTAACGCCATACAGATTGCAGAATATTTAGTTGAGAATTCGCTAGTGTAA
- a CDS encoding DoxX family membrane protein, whose translation MKILHVILRVGLGLMLLAFGLNKFFWFMPDFDFTGYPEAEHLFNSLRFSGEDPEVGKGYIMHLVGASEAIIGLLLVLKKWVPFALVMLVPISINIVLFHLVVNLPNIGPAILVAAINAYLLYKNWNAYRAMFQ comes from the coding sequence ATGAAAATTTTACACGTCATTTTGCGAGTAGGCCTTGGGTTAATGCTTTTAGCTTTCGGACTCAATAAATTCTTCTGGTTTATGCCAGATTTCGATTTTACAGGATACCCAGAAGCAGAACATCTTTTTAATTCACTACGTTTTTCAGGTGAAGACCCAGAAGTAGGTAAAGGCTATATAATGCATCTCGTTGGCGCGTCTGAAGCAATTATTGGGCTACTTTTAGTGCTAAAAAAGTGGGTGCCATTTGCACTCGTTATGCTTGTGCCTATTTCAATTAATATTGTGCTTTTTCACCTTGTGGTAAATCTTCCAAATATTGGGCCTGCTATATTGGTTGCTGCCATCAACGCATATTTACTGTATAAAAACTGGAATGCTTATCGAGCAATGTTTCAGTAG
- a CDS encoding DoxX family membrane protein, with protein sequence MNSTFTTFLRVILGITLFVFGINKFFNFIPLFEMPPAAANFLESLEATGYAFYVVAILEILIAILLLLKKWVPFALILLAPLSVNILLFHLFLDISDVIVAIGIFGLNVLLMYKYWKAYRPLFQY encoded by the coding sequence ATGAACTCAACTTTTACTACCTTCCTTCGTGTTATTCTAGGCATTACATTATTTGTCTTCGGAATTAATAAATTTTTCAATTTTATCCCTTTATTCGAAATGCCTCCAGCGGCAGCTAACTTTTTAGAATCGCTGGAAGCCACCGGCTATGCCTTTTACGTAGTCGCGATTTTAGAAATACTTATAGCAATTTTATTGTTACTTAAAAAGTGGGTGCCTTTTGCGCTTATTCTGCTTGCGCCACTTTCTGTTAACATTTTACTGTTCCATCTTTTTCTAGATATTTCAGATGTAATTGTTGCAATTGGCATCTTTGGACTCAATGTATTACTCATGTACAAGTACTGGAAAGCTTACCGTCCGCTATTTCAATACTAA
- a CDS encoding prolyl oligopeptidase family serine peptidase — translation MKKLLVPVCCALALVSCKEEITKSETITVTYPTTQKVDTVTNYFGTDVKDPYRWLEDDMSEETGDWVKRQNKTTFGYLDNIPFREALKERLTELWNYEKIGSPFKEGDYTYYYKNDGLQNQYVIYRYKTGEDASTAEIFLDPNGFKEDGTISLGGLNFSDNGKIAAYSISEGGSDWRKVLIMNAETKEIIEDTLVDVKFSGISWKANEGFYYSSYDKPKGSELSAKTDQHKLYYHKLGTSQREDKLVFGGTADQKHRYVGGNVSEDNRWLQITASISTSGNKLFLKDLSKPNSKLITVVNHTDSDTYIIDNVGTKLYLVTNLNAPNGKIVTTDASNPTPENWTDFIPETKNVLSPSTGGGYFFAEYMVDAVSKVMQYDYNGKLVREVELPGVGSAGGFGAKKEDAELYFSFTNYVTPSSIYKYTVETGVSELYKKPEIDFNPDNYESKQVFYTSKDGTKVPMIITHKKGIALNGKNPTILYGYGGFNISLTPSFSIANAVWMEQGGVYAVPNLRGGGEYGKEWHDAGTQLKKQNVFDDFIAAAEYLISEKYTSSDYLAIRGGSNGGLLVGATMTQRPDLMKVALPAVGVLDMLRYHTFTAGAGWAYDYGTSEDSKEMFEYLKAYSPVHNVKEGTQYPATLVTTGDHDDRVVPAHSFKFAAELQEKQTGDNPTLIRIETDAGHGAGTPVSKTIEQYADIFGFTLYNMGYEVLPEKTTAKVKE, via the coding sequence ATGAAAAAGCTACTTGTTCCTGTATGTTGTGCACTTGCCTTAGTGAGTTGTAAAGAGGAAATTACTAAATCTGAAACTATTACTGTGACCTACCCTACGACACAAAAAGTTGATACCGTTACTAACTATTTCGGAACAGACGTAAAAGACCCTTACCGTTGGTTAGAAGACGACATGAGTGAAGAAACTGGAGACTGGGTGAAACGTCAGAATAAAACCACTTTTGGATATCTAGATAACATACCTTTTCGCGAAGCACTTAAAGAGCGCCTCACAGAGCTTTGGAATTACGAAAAAATTGGCTCACCATTTAAAGAAGGCGACTATACCTATTACTACAAGAATGACGGACTCCAAAATCAATATGTAATCTATCGGTATAAAACTGGTGAAGACGCAAGTACTGCGGAAATTTTCTTAGATCCTAATGGGTTTAAAGAAGATGGTACTATCTCTCTTGGCGGACTTAACTTTTCAGATAACGGAAAAATTGCTGCGTATAGCATTTCTGAAGGCGGAAGCGATTGGCGAAAAGTACTTATCATGAACGCCGAAACAAAAGAAATTATTGAAGACACCCTAGTTGATGTTAAATTTAGCGGAATTTCATGGAAAGCAAACGAAGGATTCTACTATAGCAGCTATGATAAACCCAAAGGGAGTGAACTTTCAGCAAAAACCGATCAACACAAACTGTACTATCACAAGCTTGGAACAAGCCAAAGAGAGGATAAACTGGTCTTTGGCGGAACCGCAGATCAAAAACATCGTTATGTTGGCGGTAATGTTTCTGAAGATAATCGCTGGTTGCAGATTACTGCTAGTATCTCAACCTCCGGAAATAAATTATTCTTAAAAGATTTATCTAAGCCAAATAGCAAACTAATTACCGTAGTAAATCATACAGATTCTGATACTTATATAATAGACAACGTGGGGACTAAACTATACTTGGTTACCAATCTCAATGCACCCAACGGTAAGATTGTGACTACAGATGCTAGCAATCCTACACCAGAAAACTGGACAGACTTTATCCCTGAAACTAAAAATGTACTTTCCCCAAGTACTGGAGGAGGTTATTTCTTTGCAGAATACATGGTAGATGCTGTAAGTAAAGTAATGCAATACGATTACAACGGGAAACTAGTACGCGAAGTTGAACTGCCCGGTGTTGGTAGCGCTGGTGGTTTTGGAGCTAAAAAAGAAGATGCAGAGTTATATTTCAGCTTTACAAATTACGTAACCCCAAGTAGCATCTATAAATATACAGTAGAAACTGGTGTGAGCGAATTGTACAAAAAACCAGAAATAGATTTTAATCCAGACAACTACGAAAGCAAACAAGTGTTTTATACCTCTAAAGATGGTACCAAAGTACCTATGATTATTACACACAAAAAAGGAATAGCTCTCAATGGCAAAAATCCAACTATTTTATATGGGTATGGCGGCTTTAATATTAGTCTCACCCCTAGTTTTAGTATTGCAAATGCGGTTTGGATGGAACAAGGTGGTGTTTATGCAGTTCCAAACCTTCGTGGTGGCGGTGAATACGGTAAAGAGTGGCACGATGCAGGCACACAACTAAAAAAACAAAATGTTTTCGACGACTTTATCGCAGCTGCAGAATATTTAATTTCAGAAAAATATACCTCTAGCGACTACCTTGCTATTCGAGGTGGATCTAATGGCGGATTGCTAGTTGGAGCCACCATGACGCAACGTCCAGATTTAATGAAAGTAGCCTTGCCTGCAGTAGGCGTTTTAGACATGCTTAGGTATCATACCTTTACAGCTGGTGCTGGATGGGCATACGATTATGGTACTTCAGAAGATAGCAAAGAAATGTTTGAATACTTAAAAGCATATTCTCCTGTGCACAATGTAAAAGAAGGCACCCAATATCCGGCAACCTTAGTTACAACGGGAGATCATGATGACCGCGTTGTACCTGCACATAGTTTTAAATTTGCAGCAGAGCTACAAGAAAAGCAAACAGGTGATAACCCTACCTTAATTAGAATAGAAACCGATGCAGGTCATGGAGCAGGAACCCCAGTATCTAAGACCATAGAACAATACGCCGATATATTCGGTTTTACGCTTTACAACATGGGATATGAAGTATTGCCAGAGAAAACAACGGCTAAAGTAAAAGAATAA
- a CDS encoding ABC transporter ATP-binding protein, whose translation MLNVNIQSFKYPTTEKVILSQINFLLKNGEHLAILGESGCGKSTLLHLIYGLLNLDSGKITYNKTPLFGPSHNLIPGHTFMKLVSQEVNLMPYTSVEENVAEHLSRLDLTEDNNRVNELLETVQLLSYKNQKVQDLSGGQKQRVSLARALAKQPKILLLDEPFSSIDTFKKNALRRTLFRYLKKHSISCVMATHDANEALAFADTIALLENGTIIKYGAAKDVYDAADSVYEKGFFGEVSVIPSGIFSQEEQLLLPHELTISEEKTALKTLIENAYFQGSHYLVEGNFRGKKVYFNHPTLVTETQVYLKLSTHGK comes from the coding sequence ATGCTCAACGTTAATATACAGTCGTTTAAGTATCCTACTACTGAAAAGGTTATCCTTTCACAAATTAATTTTTTGTTGAAAAATGGTGAACACCTTGCTATTTTAGGCGAAAGTGGCTGCGGAAAATCTACGCTGTTGCATCTTATTTATGGTTTATTAAACCTAGATTCTGGGAAAATTACATATAATAAAACCCCTTTGTTTGGTCCAAGTCATAATCTTATTCCTGGGCATACATTTATGAAATTAGTTTCACAAGAAGTTAATTTAATGCCGTATACTTCGGTTGAAGAAAATGTTGCAGAACATCTCTCCAGACTTGATCTTACAGAAGATAACAACCGCGTAAATGAGCTCCTAGAAACAGTACAATTACTTTCGTATAAAAACCAAAAAGTACAAGACCTAAGCGGCGGACAAAAACAGCGTGTGTCATTGGCTCGCGCTTTGGCCAAACAACCCAAAATTTTGTTGCTAGATGAGCCTTTTAGTAGCATAGATACATTTAAAAAGAACGCCCTAAGACGCACTCTTTTTAGGTACCTTAAAAAACATTCCATTAGTTGTGTTATGGCAACACATGACGCTAATGAAGCCCTTGCCTTCGCAGATACCATAGCATTGCTTGAAAATGGAACTATCATTAAGTATGGAGCTGCAAAAGACGTTTATGATGCCGCAGATTCGGTGTATGAAAAAGGATTTTTTGGTGAAGTGTCTGTCATTCCTTCTGGAATTTTTTCGCAAGAAGAACAACTGCTATTACCACATGAATTAACTATTTCCGAAGAAAAAACAGCACTAAAAACGCTTATAGAAAACGCCTATTTTCAAGGAAGTCACTATCTTGTAGAAGGAAATTTCCGAGGAAAAAAAGTATATTTTAACCACCCAACTTTGGTCACAGAAACCCAAGTTTATTTAAAATTAAGCACGCATGGCAAATAG